A single genomic interval of Zobellia nedashkovskayae harbors:
- a CDS encoding cyclase family protein: protein MIATVKHRTKNYPIDLTKPLDISIVIKNGADNVNAWYVDPPTITPHEEKGFVGKVSEGASINFNDISFNPHAHGTHTECVGHITEEFHSINKNLKKYFFLSEVITIAPEMFDNDLVVSKKQLKYALGNKKREAVVIRTLPNMRQKKSRQYAHTNPPYLTQEATEFLVEKGVEHLLVDLPSVDKEKDNGALVSHKAFWNFEGKLRKQATITEFVYVANAIEDGTYILNLQVAPFENDASPSRPVLYRVIQNKPVQK, encoded by the coding sequence ATGATTGCCACAGTAAAACATAGAACAAAAAATTATCCTATAGATCTTACAAAACCTTTAGATATATCCATAGTTATAAAAAATGGTGCGGATAATGTAAATGCTTGGTACGTGGATCCGCCAACAATTACACCTCACGAGGAAAAAGGTTTTGTGGGCAAGGTATCGGAAGGAGCGTCCATTAATTTCAATGATATTTCGTTCAACCCACATGCGCACGGGACACACACGGAATGTGTGGGCCATATTACTGAAGAATTTCATTCCATCAATAAAAATCTAAAGAAATATTTCTTTCTCTCGGAAGTGATTACCATAGCCCCGGAAATGTTTGATAACGATTTAGTTGTTTCAAAAAAGCAGCTCAAATATGCTTTAGGAAATAAAAAAAGGGAGGCTGTGGTTATACGAACCCTTCCTAATATGAGGCAGAAAAAATCACGCCAATATGCACACACCAATCCTCCATATCTAACGCAGGAGGCCACAGAGTTTCTAGTGGAGAAAGGAGTGGAGCATTTATTGGTGGACCTTCCATCGGTAGATAAGGAAAAAGATAATGGCGCCTTAGTATCGCACAAAGCATTTTGGAATTTTGAAGGTAAACTAAGAAAACAAGCCACCATAACGGAATTTGTCTACGTGGCTAACGCTATAGAAGATGGCACCTATATATTGAATCTGCAAGTGGCACCTTTTGAGAATGATGCCAGCCCTAGTAGGCCTGTACTTTACAGAGTCATTCAGAATAAACCCGTTCAGAAATGA
- the hemW gene encoding radical SAM family heme chaperone HemW, producing the protein MSGIYIHIPFCKQACHYCDFHFSTSMGKKEAMITALQKELLLRKDEFKNEVVETIYFGGGTPSVLQTEEIQSIIDSVYSNYTVSENPEITLEANPDDLSTEKIIALSKSPINRLSIGVQSFFEKDLKLMNRAHNASEAENCIREATTYFDNISIDLIYGVPDMTNERWKENIDKALSFGIPHISSYALTVEPHTALASFIKKGLVKNVDDEVAQAHFHILSETLEAAGFESYEISNFGKPGYFSRNNTAYWQQKKYLGIGPSAHSYDGVRRGWNINNNPKYLKSIEKGELPMETETLSVTDTYNEYVMTGLRTIWGVSLTRIASKFGEKYQEYALMQAEKHLKDELLHIDGDTLLTTKKGRFLADGLASDLFMLNLK; encoded by the coding sequence ATGAGCGGCATCTACATCCATATTCCTTTTTGCAAACAGGCATGTCATTATTGTGATTTTCATTTCTCGACTTCAATGGGGAAGAAAGAAGCCATGATTACGGCTTTGCAGAAAGAACTACTCTTGCGAAAAGACGAGTTTAAGAATGAGGTTGTAGAAACTATATATTTTGGAGGAGGAACGCCCAGTGTGCTTCAAACAGAAGAAATACAATCTATTATTGATTCAGTTTACAGTAATTATACAGTTTCTGAAAATCCGGAAATCACGTTAGAGGCCAATCCAGATGATTTATCAACGGAGAAAATAATTGCCCTTTCCAAAAGTCCTATCAATCGTTTAAGCATAGGTGTTCAATCTTTCTTTGAGAAGGATTTAAAACTTATGAATCGTGCACATAATGCTAGTGAAGCGGAGAATTGTATAAGGGAAGCAACTACCTATTTTGATAATATTTCTATTGATTTAATTTACGGAGTCCCAGACATGACAAACGAGCGTTGGAAAGAGAATATAGACAAAGCACTTTCTTTTGGAATACCTCATATTTCTAGTTATGCCCTAACCGTTGAGCCACACACGGCACTCGCTAGTTTTATTAAAAAAGGCTTGGTCAAAAATGTAGATGATGAGGTGGCGCAGGCGCATTTTCATATCCTGTCCGAAACTTTGGAAGCCGCTGGTTTTGAAAGCTATGAGATATCTAATTTTGGAAAACCAGGTTATTTTTCAAGAAATAATACGGCCTACTGGCAACAGAAAAAGTATTTAGGTATAGGTCCGTCCGCACACTCGTATGATGGTGTGCGTAGAGGGTGGAACATCAATAATAATCCCAAATATTTGAAGTCGATAGAAAAAGGAGAGCTTCCTATGGAAACTGAAACCTTATCCGTTACCGATACTTATAATGAATATGTGATGACCGGTTTACGTACCATTTGGGGTGTCTCGCTTACAAGAATTGCTTCTAAGTTTGGTGAGAAATACCAGGAATATGCTTTAATGCAGGCGGAGAAGCACCTGAAGGACGAGTTGCTACATATTGATGGTGACACCCTGTTAACTACTAAAAAGGGGCGTTTTTTAGCTGACGGTCTAGCATCCGACCTTTTTATGTTAAATTTGAAGTAG
- the ruvC gene encoding crossover junction endodeoxyribonuclease RuvC, with translation MATEKIILGIDPGTTIMGFGVIKVVGKKMEFIQMNELMLKKYSDHYVKLKLIFERTIELIDTYHPDEIAIEAPFFGKNVQSMLKLGRAQGVAMAAGLSREIPITEYLPKKIKMAVTGNGNASKEQVAKMLQSVLGLKTLPKNLDSTDGLAAAVCHFYNSGRVDVGKGYSGWDAFVKQNSSRVKK, from the coding sequence TTGGCAACGGAAAAAATTATACTCGGCATTGATCCAGGAACTACCATTATGGGCTTCGGTGTTATTAAAGTGGTTGGAAAAAAAATGGAGTTCATTCAAATGAACGAACTGATGCTCAAAAAATACAGCGACCACTACGTAAAATTAAAGCTCATTTTTGAACGCACCATAGAACTTATTGATACGTACCACCCTGATGAAATAGCTATTGAGGCGCCGTTCTTTGGTAAGAACGTACAATCTATGCTCAAACTAGGTCGCGCCCAAGGTGTGGCCATGGCAGCAGGTCTTTCCCGTGAAATTCCCATAACGGAATATTTGCCAAAGAAGATAAAAATGGCTGTAACAGGCAATGGTAATGCTAGTAAGGAACAGGTTGCCAAAATGCTACAAAGTGTACTGGGACTAAAAACGCTACCCAAAAACCTAGATAGTACAGATGGTCTTGCCGCTGCGGTTTGCCATTTTTATAACTCAGGTAGAGTAGATGTCGGTAAAGGGTATTCGGGTTGGGATGCTTTTGTAAAACAGAATAGTTCTAGGGTTAAAAAGTAG
- a CDS encoding tetratricopeptide repeat protein has product MKTLFCFFLLACGATADGQIANSQLADSLYATGNYIKAINYYAKDGSKASGLQIARAYNAIGNYEKAIAQYRNVLSLDVTLQICKFELGKLYLKTKDFSNSEILFKDLINVSDNNPEYHFYLAETFREQKKVGNSITSYKNATATDSTHLRSLFQLGKYYVGQREKDSAFIFIDRGLRFYENDVALINLKALAYFNNDEYIKALPYFNTLLELGEEKEYIYEKLAYCYFKDWEFEKAKANYKKVLELNEENADAYFYLGQVYWKDKQIDSAQYYVKESIAVQKPFLVREYVALAGISRNKEDMKSALEYYKLAHEEDPDDALIYHNICTVADQYYKDPKVKLKYYEKFDERFGNKNDYMAKMVAKRISELKEEIHYDVK; this is encoded by the coding sequence TTGAAAACCTTATTTTGTTTTTTTTTACTCGCATGCGGCGCTACGGCAGATGGCCAAATAGCAAATTCCCAATTAGCGGATAGTCTCTATGCTACCGGTAACTATATAAAAGCTATTAACTACTATGCGAAAGATGGTTCCAAAGCTTCCGGTCTCCAGATTGCAAGAGCGTATAACGCCATTGGAAATTACGAAAAAGCAATAGCACAATATCGAAATGTTTTGTCGCTAGATGTAACACTCCAAATCTGTAAATTTGAGTTGGGTAAACTCTATCTAAAGACAAAAGATTTCAGCAATTCAGAAATCTTATTTAAAGACCTTATCAATGTTTCAGATAATAATCCTGAATATCATTTTTATCTAGCAGAGACTTTTCGTGAACAAAAAAAGGTTGGCAATAGTATAACTTCATATAAGAATGCCACGGCAACAGATAGTACCCATCTAAGGAGTCTGTTTCAGTTGGGAAAATACTATGTTGGACAAAGAGAAAAGGATTCGGCCTTTATTTTCATTGACCGTGGACTCCGATTTTACGAAAATGATGTAGCGCTTATAAATTTAAAGGCTTTAGCCTATTTTAACAATGATGAATATATTAAAGCACTTCCTTATTTTAATACGCTTTTAGAGTTAGGAGAGGAAAAGGAGTATATCTATGAAAAACTAGCCTATTGCTATTTTAAGGATTGGGAGTTTGAAAAGGCAAAAGCCAACTATAAAAAGGTCTTAGAATTGAATGAGGAAAATGCCGATGCTTATTTCTATTTGGGTCAGGTATATTGGAAAGATAAACAGATAGATAGTGCGCAGTACTATGTTAAAGAGTCTATTGCAGTTCAGAAACCTTTTCTGGTTAGGGAATATGTTGCCCTTGCTGGAATTTCTAGAAATAAAGAAGATATGAAATCTGCTTTGGAATATTATAAATTAGCTCATGAGGAAGACCCGGATGATGCGCTAATCTATCACAATATTTGTACGGTGGCTGATCAGTATTATAAAGACCCTAAGGTTAAGTTGAAGTATTACGAGAAATTTGACGAAAGGTTCGGTAACAAGAATGATTATATGGCAAAGATGGTAGCCAAACGCATTTCTGAACTAAAAGAGGAAATTCATTATGATGTAAAATAG
- a CDS encoding M56 family metallopeptidase → MVQYILECIAFQLVFLVIYDFFLKLETFFQWNRFYLLSTFLLSLLLPFVKIEAFKTTVEQPYIEYGEALWGVDNAVTLNPQEISGFDISWQMVLYGLGALVSTLLLVHKLRQLYLLRAKGDKISFKEYTQILVSNSNIAFSFFKSIFIGDKVSKTDYTNIIAHELVHIKQGHSWDLLFFELMRIVGWFNPLVYVYQNRISELHEFIADAKVAKSNKNEQYQLLLSQVFQTQNISFINHFFKSSLIKKRIVMLQKSQSKSVFKLKYLALLPLVLGMLFYTSCENDSKDDAANNENIITVSSVDNLSEEEETKVYTKLKSLANSEEVWSLKVEDSENSLKFESTKEDVFISGINNEPIQAKMTIDNSGSPEYFKNFIPSAGEPYDWKKIYKEDNQVPFSYVDKVPVFPGCEGETDVRACFQQNMQKHISKHFKYPEEAQRQGIEGRVSIMFTIDEDGSIVKIRKRGPHELLEAEAVRIIEKLPRMAPGSYAGKTVKVPFSIPISFKLEQAGFNPFNADADYVQMQKEQIAKLSTEAQMAYGNSVAFRNVGSPPVFPGCENADDMLDCFQQSMYRHISKNFRYPQDTQERGIQGRVLVIFLMDTSGNITHISTRGPDKSFEEEAERIISKLPKMIPGKHNGENVNVPYSIPITFKLR, encoded by the coding sequence ATGGTACAGTATATCTTAGAGTGCATCGCTTTTCAACTGGTCTTTCTTGTTATTTATGATTTTTTCTTAAAGCTAGAAACCTTTTTTCAATGGAACCGTTTTTATCTTTTAAGCACGTTTTTGCTATCGCTCTTGCTGCCTTTTGTAAAGATTGAAGCTTTTAAAACTACTGTGGAACAGCCTTACATTGAATATGGAGAGGCGCTTTGGGGAGTGGATAATGCGGTTACTCTTAACCCTCAAGAAATTTCCGGGTTTGATATTTCATGGCAAATGGTCTTGTATGGATTGGGCGCGCTAGTTTCTACACTACTGTTGGTTCATAAGTTGCGCCAACTATATCTATTAAGGGCAAAAGGCGACAAGATTAGCTTTAAGGAATATACCCAAATATTGGTTTCTAATAGTAACATTGCCTTCTCGTTTTTTAAATCCATTTTCATTGGAGATAAGGTTTCAAAAACAGATTACACCAATATTATAGCCCATGAGCTGGTTCATATAAAGCAAGGTCATTCTTGGGACTTGCTCTTCTTTGAGCTAATGCGTATTGTAGGTTGGTTTAATCCGCTAGTCTATGTCTATCAAAATAGAATTTCGGAATTGCACGAGTTCATCGCCGATGCAAAAGTGGCAAAGAGTAATAAAAACGAACAATACCAATTGTTGCTGTCACAAGTTTTTCAAACACAGAATATTTCATTCATCAATCACTTTTTTAAATCATCATTAATCAAAAAACGAATCGTCATGTTACAAAAATCACAATCAAAATCGGTTTTTAAATTAAAGTATTTGGCATTATTGCCCTTGGTGCTGGGTATGTTGTTTTATACCTCGTGCGAAAATGATAGTAAGGATGATGCTGCCAATAATGAAAATATCATAACCGTAAGTAGTGTAGATAATCTCTCGGAAGAAGAGGAAACTAAGGTGTATACAAAATTAAAGTCTCTAGCGAATTCGGAAGAAGTTTGGAGCTTGAAGGTAGAAGATTCCGAAAATTCGTTGAAGTTTGAAAGCACAAAGGAGGACGTATTTATTTCTGGAATTAACAATGAGCCAATACAGGCTAAAATGACAATTGATAATAGTGGTTCACCAGAGTATTTTAAAAACTTTATACCTTCTGCGGGAGAACCGTATGATTGGAAGAAAATTTATAAAGAAGATAACCAAGTGCCTTTCTCCTATGTAGATAAAGTTCCAGTTTTTCCTGGATGTGAAGGTGAAACGGACGTGAGAGCTTGCTTTCAACAAAACATGCAGAAACATATTAGTAAACATTTTAAATATCCCGAAGAAGCCCAGAGACAAGGAATTGAAGGTAGGGTAAGTATCATGTTTACCATTGATGAAGATGGTTCAATTGTAAAAATTAGAAAAAGAGGTCCTCATGAATTATTAGAAGCTGAAGCAGTTCGTATCATTGAAAAATTGCCGCGTATGGCGCCGGGTTCTTACGCGGGTAAAACCGTGAAAGTGCCATTTTCAATTCCTATATCTTTTAAGTTAGAACAAGCTGGGTTCAATCCATTTAATGCAGATGCTGACTATGTGCAGATGCAAAAAGAACAAATAGCCAAATTATCTACTGAAGCGCAAATGGCCTATGGGAATTCTGTGGCATTTAGAAATGTTGGCAGTCCTCCTGTTTTTCCCGGCTGTGAAAACGCTGATGACATGTTAGATTGTTTTCAGCAAAGTATGTATCGGCATATTTCCAAGAATTTCAGATATCCGCAGGATACACAAGAAAGAGGGATTCAAGGCAGGGTTCTGGTAATTTTCCTAATGGATACCTCAGGAAACATTACTCATATTTCTACAAGAGGCCCCGATAAATCTTTCGAAGAGGAAGCGGAACGTATTATTTCTAAATTACCTAAAATGATTCCGGGGAAACATAACGGTGAAAATGTAAATGTACCTTATTCTATACCTATCACTTTTAAACTGAGATAA
- a CDS encoding BlaI/MecI/CopY family transcriptional regulator, giving the protein MKQLTKAEEEVMQQLWLLEKCNVATIIEQLPEPKPAYNTVSTIVRILESKGFVNHEKEGKGYLYFPLVKKSDYSNQSINKLVDGYFQGSFKSMVSFFMKKNDMSLTELESILKDIKKIEEPDGKKEK; this is encoded by the coding sequence ATGAAGCAATTAACAAAGGCGGAAGAAGAGGTAATGCAGCAATTATGGTTGCTGGAAAAGTGTAACGTGGCAACAATAATTGAACAGTTGCCAGAACCAAAACCCGCTTACAACACGGTTTCAACAATTGTTAGAATTTTGGAAAGCAAGGGTTTTGTGAACCATGAAAAGGAGGGTAAGGGATACCTATATTTTCCGCTTGTAAAGAAATCGGATTACAGTAATCAGAGTATAAACAAGTTGGTAGATGGGTATTTTCAAGGTTCATTTAAAAGTATGGTTTCCTTCTTTATGAAGAAGAATGATATGAGTCTGACTGAATTGGAATCCATTTTAAAGGACATTAAAAAAATTGAAGAGCCGGATGGCAAAAAGGAAAAATAA
- a CDS encoding DUF456 domain-containing protein: MDIVLLIFGFIFMLVGILGSFLPILPGPPISWVGLLLLHLTKAVPPDSWFLGITAALALVVFGLDYVIPAMGTKKFGGTKYGVIGTTLGLLVALFFPILGPFGIIVWPFAGALVGELLNKADGKTATKAAFGSFLGFLTGTFMKFLIAIIYLGLFISKAWNYRLELFPFLN, from the coding sequence ATGGATATTGTATTACTTATTTTTGGTTTCATTTTTATGCTCGTCGGGATTTTAGGCAGCTTCTTGCCCATACTCCCCGGACCTCCTATTAGCTGGGTTGGTCTTTTATTATTACACCTCACAAAGGCAGTACCACCAGACAGTTGGTTTTTAGGAATTACTGCTGCCCTGGCTCTAGTGGTTTTTGGACTAGATTATGTAATTCCTGCTATGGGAACAAAGAAATTTGGCGGAACAAAATATGGAGTTATCGGTACCACTTTAGGTCTTTTGGTTGCCCTATTCTTTCCGATTTTAGGCCCGTTTGGTATTATAGTTTGGCCTTTTGCTGGTGCATTGGTAGGTGAATTATTGAATAAAGCCGATGGAAAAACAGCTACCAAAGCCGCTTTCGGGTCGTTTCTAGGCTTTTTGACCGGTACTTTTATGAAGTTCTTGATTGCAATAATCTATTTAGGTCTTTTCATTTCTAAGGCTTGGAACTACCGACTTGAATTGTTTCCGTTTTTAAACTAG
- a CDS encoding nitroreductase family protein, translating to MIFDLIKNRRSVFPAQYNDKPIAKADIEKILEVANWAPTHKKTEPWRFKVLQGESQKKLGLFLSLKYLENEPNPKEFKAKKLIENPKRAAAIIAICMQRDPAQSIPKWEEVAATAMAVQNMWLCCTEMGIGSYWSSPGLVKHMNDFFEMNDGEACFGFFYMGYSDEEIPEGERTPIEDKVVWMD from the coding sequence GTGATTTTTGACCTTATAAAAAACAGACGATCGGTTTTTCCGGCTCAATATAATGACAAGCCTATAGCTAAAGCGGATATTGAAAAAATATTAGAGGTGGCTAATTGGGCTCCTACACATAAGAAAACGGAACCTTGGCGGTTTAAAGTTTTACAAGGCGAGTCTCAAAAGAAATTAGGGCTATTTCTTTCTCTGAAGTATTTGGAAAATGAACCTAATCCAAAGGAATTCAAAGCCAAAAAACTAATTGAAAACCCAAAGCGTGCAGCGGCTATTATAGCCATCTGTATGCAAAGAGACCCTGCACAAAGTATTCCTAAATGGGAAGAAGTGGCCGCTACAGCAATGGCTGTTCAGAATATGTGGTTATGCTGTACAGAAATGGGTATCGGTTCTTACTGGAGCTCACCGGGATTGGTAAAACACATGAATGATTTTTTTGAAATGAATGATGGTGAAGCCTGTTTCGGCTTTTTCTATATGGGGTATTCCGATGAAGAAATCCCCGAAGGGGAAAGAACTCCAATAGAAGATAAAGTAGTTTGGATGGACTAG
- a CDS encoding homogentisate 1,2-dioxygenase, whose product MPLYHKLGKFPQKRHTTFKKKDGTLHYEQLFGTIGFDGMSSLLYHLYRPTQVKEVGKTLDVAPRAAVEYNIKSRLLQGFQVKPEDDYLESRKTMLFNNDVHVGLAAPRKSLTNYFYKNTDADELLFIHKGSGTLKTILGEIPFEYGDYLVIPRGIIYQIEFDTEDNRLLITESYHPIYTPKRYRNYFGQHLEHSPFCERDFKLPQNLQTHDEKGEFLIKVKKQGQLHHMTYATHPFDVVGWDGYNFPYGFSIHNFEPITGRVHQPPPVHQTFETSAFVVCSFCPRLYDYHPQAIPAPYNHSNIDSDEVLYYVDGDFMSRKGVDEGSISLHPAGIPHGPHPGTYEASIGKTKTEELAVMIDTFKPLKLTQQAMDIDDGKYYKSWLE is encoded by the coding sequence ATGCCTTTATATCATAAGCTGGGGAAGTTTCCGCAAAAAAGACATACCACTTTCAAAAAGAAAGACGGCACCTTACACTATGAGCAATTGTTCGGTACTATTGGGTTTGATGGAATGTCTTCTTTGCTGTATCATTTGTACAGGCCTACACAAGTAAAAGAAGTGGGTAAGACTTTAGATGTAGCACCTAGGGCTGCTGTAGAATATAATATAAAATCTAGGTTACTTCAAGGTTTTCAAGTAAAGCCAGAAGATGATTATTTAGAGAGCCGTAAAACCATGCTTTTCAATAATGATGTGCATGTGGGTCTTGCTGCACCAAGAAAATCGCTCACTAATTATTTTTATAAAAATACGGATGCCGATGAGCTTTTGTTTATTCATAAAGGTTCAGGTACGTTAAAGACCATCTTAGGTGAGATTCCTTTTGAATATGGCGATTATTTGGTGATTCCCAGAGGAATAATATATCAGATTGAATTTGATACGGAAGACAATCGTTTATTGATTACCGAAAGCTATCATCCTATATATACGCCAAAACGATACCGCAACTATTTTGGTCAACATTTAGAGCATTCACCTTTTTGTGAGCGTGACTTTAAATTGCCGCAAAATCTACAGACTCATGATGAAAAAGGAGAGTTTTTAATTAAAGTAAAGAAGCAAGGACAACTACATCATATGACTTATGCCACGCATCCTTTTGATGTTGTAGGTTGGGACGGATACAATTTTCCCTATGGTTTTTCTATTCATAATTTTGAACCTATAACGGGGCGCGTTCATCAACCGCCACCAGTGCACCAAACATTTGAAACTAGTGCCTTTGTGGTGTGTTCGTTCTGCCCTAGATTGTATGACTATCATCCACAGGCTATTCCTGCACCCTATAATCACTCTAACATAGATTCTGATGAAGTACTCTATTATGTAGATGGAGATTTTATGAGTCGAAAAGGTGTTGATGAAGGGAGTATTTCTTTACATCCTGCAGGTATTCCTCATGGTCCGCACCCAGGAACTTATGAAGCTAGTATTGGTAAAACCAAAACTGAAGAACTTGCGGTAATGATCGATACTTTTAAGCCATTAAAATTAACCCAACAGGCCATGGATATAGATGATGGTAAGTATTACAAAAGTTGGTTAGAGTAG
- a CDS encoding NAD(P)/FAD-dependent oxidoreductase, with protein MNLPNTGQKRIVIIGGGFAGISLAKKLSKIDLQVVLLDRHNYHTFQPLLYQVSTSGLEPDSIAYPIRKVLRHLENFYFRLANVERIEPEQKVITTDTGNLEYDYLVLATGTKTNFFGNKEIAQHAMSMKSVPQALDIRSLMLQNFEKADDCQDLEERKALLNFCIIGAGPTGVELAGAFAELKNNVFPEDYRHLNIDEMEINLYEGGPKVLPPMSEHATKKAMEFLKELGVRVHLNAIASNYDGEQVTLKDGTTIRTKNFIWTAGVTGAAIEGFAPHILVERLNRYKVNRFNQVEGYDSVFAIGDIAYMETEAFPKGHPQVAQPAIQQGELLAKNLEKLLQGKEMKPFTYVDKGTMATIGRNKAVADIKKLQFGGFFAWFIWMFVHLMALVGFRNKVIVFFNWAYNYINYDKAARLILRRFTPKA; from the coding sequence ATGAACCTTCCTAATACAGGTCAGAAAAGAATAGTGATTATTGGTGGCGGTTTTGCCGGAATATCGCTAGCCAAGAAACTCAGTAAAATAGATTTACAAGTCGTATTACTGGACAGGCATAACTACCATACCTTTCAACCACTCCTTTACCAGGTTTCTACTAGCGGTTTAGAACCGGACTCCATTGCATACCCTATACGAAAGGTGTTAAGACATTTGGAAAATTTTTATTTTAGGCTAGCCAATGTTGAACGGATTGAACCTGAACAAAAGGTCATTACAACGGACACCGGAAACCTGGAATATGATTATTTGGTTTTGGCCACGGGTACAAAAACTAACTTTTTTGGGAATAAAGAGATTGCACAACATGCCATGTCTATGAAAAGTGTGCCGCAAGCACTGGACATTAGAAGTTTAATGTTGCAAAATTTTGAAAAGGCAGATGATTGCCAAGATTTAGAAGAGCGTAAGGCATTACTTAATTTCTGTATTATTGGTGCGGGACCAACTGGTGTGGAGCTTGCCGGTGCATTCGCAGAACTTAAGAATAATGTTTTCCCTGAAGATTACAGACATCTGAATATAGATGAAATGGAAATTAACTTATATGAGGGTGGCCCTAAAGTACTGCCGCCAATGAGTGAGCATGCAACTAAGAAAGCCATGGAGTTTTTGAAAGAATTGGGTGTTCGTGTTCATCTTAATGCTATTGCCAGTAATTATGATGGGGAACAGGTAACTTTAAAAGATGGAACTACCATACGCACCAAAAATTTTATTTGGACTGCTGGAGTTACTGGTGCGGCCATAGAGGGTTTTGCGCCCCACATTTTGGTAGAACGTTTAAACCGCTATAAAGTAAATCGTTTCAATCAAGTAGAAGGGTATGATTCGGTTTTTGCCATTGGAGATATAGCTTATATGGAAACTGAGGCCTTCCCTAAAGGGCATCCGCAGGTAGCGCAACCGGCAATTCAACAAGGAGAGTTATTGGCCAAAAACTTAGAAAAGTTATTGCAGGGGAAAGAAATGAAACCTTTTACTTATGTAGATAAGGGAACCATGGCCACCATAGGAAGAAACAAAGCTGTTGCAGATATTAAAAAACTACAGTTTGGCGGTTTCTTTGCTTGGTTTATTTGGATGTTCGTTCACCTAATGGCGTTGGTAGGGTTTAGAAATAAGGTCATTGTATTTTTTAATTGGGCATACAATTATATCAATTACGATAAAGCCGCTCGCCTTATTTTAAGAAGGTTTACTCCAAAGGCATAG
- a CDS encoding universal stress protein, whose translation MKNILLPTDFSENAWNAASYAVELFKNETCTFYVLNTYTPHIAHSRFMATNVSGDMMEDAARSQSEMGLSNLISRMHTEFNNPQHKFTAVSSFSMLVDEVKAVIEEYAIDLVITGTKGASAIDEVFMGSNTVRIIKTVKKCPVLAVPQNFKFKTPDEVAFATDFNRFYTQSELKPLLDMAKTFNAVIRIVHVQQKITALTELQKFNLSMLRKYLKDVEHYVHTVSELNSISKTLEIFSNELDIHLLAMLHYQHSYMENLTREAVVKRIAFHTQIPLLVIPELGMSGSSQSKKEQSLSASE comes from the coding sequence ATGAAAAATATACTGTTACCTACCGACTTTTCTGAGAATGCATGGAACGCTGCAAGCTATGCTGTAGAACTTTTCAAGAACGAAACCTGTACTTTTTACGTATTGAATACTTATACGCCCCACATTGCGCATAGCCGTTTTATGGCTACAAATGTTAGTGGTGATATGATGGAGGATGCTGCACGATCTCAATCGGAAATGGGTCTTTCCAATCTCATTTCCCGTATGCACACAGAATTTAATAACCCACAACATAAATTTACTGCTGTATCATCCTTTTCTATGCTCGTAGATGAGGTAAAAGCAGTAATAGAGGAGTATGCAATAGATCTGGTTATCACGGGAACAAAGGGAGCTTCGGCAATAGATGAGGTTTTCATGGGTAGCAATACAGTGCGTATTATAAAAACGGTAAAGAAGTGCCCTGTGCTTGCCGTTCCCCAAAATTTTAAATTTAAGACACCGGACGAAGTAGCTTTTGCCACAGATTTCAACAGATTTTATACGCAGTCTGAACTCAAACCATTATTAGATATGGCCAAGACCTTTAATGCGGTTATAAGAATAGTACATGTGCAGCAGAAAATCACTGCATTAACCGAGCTTCAGAAGTTTAATTTAAGTATGCTTCGTAAATATTTAAAAGATGTAGAGCATTACGTTCATACGGTTTCGGAACTGAATTCTATTTCTAAAACCTTAGAGATTTTTAGTAATGAATTAGATATTCATTTACTGGCCATGTTACACTATCAACATAGTTATATGGAAAACCTAACTCGTGAGGCAGTGGTGAAACGAATAGCTTTTCATACACAAATACCTTTATTGGTTATTCCTGAATTGGGTATGAGTGGTTCCTCACAAAGTAAAAAAGAGCAGAGTCTTTCGGCTTCTGAATAG